Within the Scyliorhinus canicula chromosome 6, sScyCan1.1, whole genome shotgun sequence genome, the region atatcccgttcgtacgagggcatctttcagcatcttcagctcaaagtggagaggatctccaggaagatcgcgcatatagacactgacattcagtttctacaaagatgcaaaaaagcagacaagatcccgaaaggactacagatcaaaaacccactcaagtcgacttacaacacagactacgctgaaagactctgccaccgcacctctgtcacactcctcaaacatctctgactgtgtctatataaacatttctggaacaagcctttccattcacctgaagaaggagccgtgctccgaaagctcgtgtttgaaacaaacctgttggactttaacctggtgttgtaagacttcttactgtgctcaccccagtccaacgccagcatctccacatcatggcttacaTTTTTGCAGTATTGGGTCCAGCAGTTTTATGCCTCCATCCTGTACATTGCCGGTATCGAAATTCAGCTCTTCAAGCATTTTTGCATTGCTTAATGTGACAGACAGAACAGCACAGTCAGAAAGTTTCAGAGAACACTTTCTGAAATCTATTTTCTTTATCGATGCTAAAGCCGAAGTCATCAGTTCTGTGTCTCCAAATTCATAAAGATAATGCAATAATTTTAAGAACTTATTTTGTGCTTGTCCATTATCCAAGGTCACGCCACGTTTCATGATATTTTCAGCCAGCCACTGGGACAGAATGTCAGATACGTCATGGGGTATTTTTCCCAATTGCAGCTCCAGCTCTTTAATTGAATTCTGTGCTGAAAGGCCAAACAAAAATCGTAAAAATATGTTTAGCCTGTCATCCGTACCCCTGTATATTTCATCAAGCAATCCTCTCAATTCAATTGTGTTTGACGTTCGGTGCTTCATAAGTGCACCGATAAAGTTCTGCATAATGACATCAGTGAATGTGTAGAAGCTTTTTGAGTCCATGTCGTGAACCTCCATCATAAACACAGAGTTAAAATTGGAAAGTTTATGACTGATGTTCTCCACTTGGTCTGCTTGGAAACGGATGAGATTTTTACCAATTCTTTGGCAGGCCAACTGGCCTAGTGGCATTATTTCATTGCGGCAGCGTTCCATATCATAGCCGAGTCTTTCTAAAAGACTTGCAACATAAGTGGACAACTCTTGAGTACTGGTTGGAGTGAAGAATGGCTTCTCCCCGAATTCTTTCGAGTATGATTCCACTGATGATGAAAGGGTGAAGCAGAACAAGGGATTATAGCACATGTTGTTCAATGTTTCATTCTGCTTCAGGCACTCTGTTAAAGCAAGCACAAACTTTTCATCTCTAAAATAACGGCGAAAATATACAATTGCTTTATCGAAGGTGTAACCCATGATTTGGAGAATCATCTTTGTATTTGCTTTTTCCAGATACTTCAGTCCCCATGGTCGGGTTGCAATCAGCACTGCGCATCCTTTCAGGAGCTCTCCCTGTAAGAGCCAACGCACAATGTCCGAGACTAAACCACAACTCTCAGGACTGAAACACGGATTGACATTTTCTTTGTTGCTCTGAACGTTCCTGCAATCGATTTTATGTTTATATTTGTCCAAGTCATCAAATATGAATAATATTCTACTGGGATCTTGCCATAgaatttccaatttgttttcaaaaTAAGGGTAGAAATCCAGGATCAATGTTGCTAGATTAGTTCGGACTTTGATTAAAGATAATTgtggaaaattaaaataaaacacaaaGTTAAACTGCTGGTATTGGTTCCCTTTGGCCCAGTCCCGGGTTATTTTCTGCATCATCGTACTTTTCCCTACACCGGCGGTCCCAATTACCACAGTTGTTCCATCGGTATCTATTTTAATGGGTTTGCTTCCTGATAATTCAAAGACACAACTATTATCTTCCTGAGATGTGTGTTTAAACTCCCTCCATGTTGAGTTCAAAGCATTTTCAATCACTCCCTGTTCACTGACCAGAGTGATTATTAAGCCGGTGTACATCTCATCC harbors:
- the LOC119968015 gene encoding NACHT, LRR and PYD domains-containing protein 3-like; protein product: MESNVQSVYSVLVMIAPLVVSIIVFFFERRHPRGGAAKESKVQSVYSVLVMIALLVVPIIVFVCFGYLHSRGGAAMESNVQSVYSVLVMIALLVVPIIVFVCFEYLHSRGGAAMESNVQSVYSVLVMIALLVVPIIVYVCFGYLHSREAGRQHKNVLEMESRRIRGSITGGEQQARRCFLDEMYTGLIITLVSEQGVIENALNSTWREFKHTSQEDNSCVFELSGSKPIKIDTDGTTVVIGTAGVGKSTMMQKITRDWAKGNQYQQFNFVFYFNFPQLSLIKVRTNLATLILDFYPYFENKLEILWQDPSRILFIFDDLDKYKHKIDCRNVQSNKENVNPCFSPESCGLVSDIVRWLLQGELLKGCAVLIATRPWGLKYLEKANTKMILQIMGYTFDKAIVYFRRYFRDEKFVLALTECLKQNETLNNMCYNPLFCFTLSSSVESYSKEFGEKPFFTPTSTQELSTYVASLLERLGYDMERCRNEIMPLGQLACQRIGKNLIRFQADQVENISHKLSNFNSVFMMEVHDMDSKSFYTFTDVIMQNFIGALMKHRTSNTIELRGLLDEIYRGTDDRLNIFLRFLFGLSAQNSIKELELQLGKIPHDVSDILSQWLAENIMKRGVTLDNGQAQNKFLKLLHYLYEFGDTELMTSALASIKKIDFRKCSLKLSDCAVLSVTLSNAKMLEELNFDTGNVQDGGIKLLDPILQKCKP